The sequence below is a genomic window from Coffea arabica cultivar ET-39 chromosome 8e, Coffea Arabica ET-39 HiFi, whole genome shotgun sequence.
GAGACGACTTATTGGTCCTCCTACTGAGGAATTTCTCAGCTAATTTATCCCTTCCTCTCAACACTAGAATTGATAGACTGAGTGATTGTAAACCAAcacccccccacccccccctccaaaacaaaaaaaaaagagagagagagagaccaaaGCACGCCAACTAAATTAGTACGAAACAAAAGCCAAATACACTGGTTTAATTTGTATTTGTATACCCCAgcacccaaaaaagaaaaagaaaagtttccaGATTTCGAAGTTCTAGTCCAGTCTTGCAGCTTTTGAGGCCTTGCGGTGTTCATTTTTAACCCAAACCAAATatcatccccccccccccccccctcttttttttctccccaaaaaaaaaagaagatactTTGGTGGTTTACGTTTTTGCTAGTAACATATCCTCCTTGTTTCTCATCTTGCTTTTTAATTGGTACCTTTTCTCTGTGGGATCGTATGAAGAATAGATTGATCCATCCCGGATATAATTAGAGAAGCCAGCAGGATTTGGGGGGCTGCAATATCTGCAGGCGCCATATATAATTACTGAATATCATGAATTTCATGGCCCCTAGACAaccaggaggaggaggaggatatTACGAGGAAGATTCATCAAGAGCAACCCGCCCTTTTTCTCAGCCGtcttctgctgctgctgctactcctcaacatcatcatcatcagtaCCTGCAGCAGAGAGACCTCCTTGTCCCTCCATCCTACAACCACCACCAACCACGGGGACCGTGGGATGATAGGAGAGTCTCTTTCCGAGGCTACAGCTGTGGTGGAGCTTCCCAGCTTGATCTCATGGCGATGGATTCTTCTTCATCGCCTACTACAAACGGCAGCAGCTGCAGCAACATCGTTGAGGATGCCGATGAGCCTCGCGTGGGAGGAGGGAACACTACCAGTGCGTCGTTGATAATAGAGAGAGAGCACATGTTTGATAAAGTGGTGACACCGAGCGACGTCGGCAAGCTCAACAGATTAGTCATCCCCAAGCAGCACGCGGAGAAGTATTTCCCTCTCGACTCCTCCACCAACGAGAAGGGACTCCTCTTGAATTTCGAAGACAGAAATGGGAAGCCGTGGCGATTCAGGTACTCCTACTGGAACAGCAGCCAGAGTTACGTGATGACCAAAGGCTGGAGCCGCTTCGTCAAGGAAAAGAAGCTCGATGCCGGGGACATCGTCTCCTTTCAGCGCGGAGTGGGTGAGCTGGGCAAGGATCGATTGTTCATTGATTGGAGGCGCCGACCCGACGCTCCCGATCACCCTCAGTTGCCTCCTTCCATGTCCACTGCTAGTTTTTCGCAGCTGCTTCCACATCATCAATATTCTTTCCGCCATCCTTGGAACCATCCTTTCTACTTGCAGCATCATCAGCAGCAGCAAAACCCCAGGGACCATTACCAGTTGCTACAACTAAATAATGCTGCTACTGGTGTCGGTATTAACAACAATCCAAATCCATCTCATCCTCATCATCTAAGCAACAACTACGCCTACGGCAATGTAATGACGGGAAACCCTTGTTCCGGCCCATTCATTTATCTCAGATCCGCTGCGGCTGCAAGGCCACATCCCGTCAATTTGGGAATCGGAACTGTGCAAATGGTGCAGAAAGGAGGAGGAGGCAGCGTTGGGCTGAACCCGGAGGAGGTGATGGTAGAGGAGGGTGGGGAGGGGGAGGAGCCAATGGTGTTTGAGTCGGTGCCACTGGTCCAAGGGAAGGCCGCAGCAAAGCGGCTGCGGCTGTTTGGAGTTAACATGGATTGCCCCATCTCGGAGTCGTCGTCGGAGGATCAGGAGGATGATAATTGTGACATACTTGTATTACCTTCCACCGCAGTCGCTCATCCTACAATGCCATCACAATTTCCCCACTTGTGTTCATCTCCACCTCCACCTCCgcctgcttcttcttcttcctcttcttcttcttcttcttcttcaacttgtCCTCTGCAGTTGAGGCCATACAATTATGCCAGCCGTCCACCGCTCCACACAATGCCCTCCAACAACAAAAGCAGTAGCAGCGACAGCAAGGGCAAGGCATCTATGTCCTTGGATTTGGATATATAGTTAGATGGAGTGGCACCGGGGACTCGGGAGTGACTAAAAATCTTCTAAGCTGGGACATATACGACTTGCGTGAATGCGGCCTTGCGTCCAAAGCCACAAATGCTAGTGCTATATATGATCAAGAAAGGAGGGAAGGAAGGATGAGCTCTTTCATTTGCTCCAAATTCATGCTGGCTGTGCGGAGACGTcctcaaagaagaaaagaaaaaggaattatGGCTGATGTGATCATCATGAGAAGCCCTCTGAAAggtggaaaacaaaagaaaaaaattcaataCTAGTATTGTTAAAACAGTAGTagttttttcaatttattgTTATCTGCAATACTTACATACGGACTACTGCTGCTAGTACTCCCGTTAATTTCAACTTAAATTAGATTTCATTCAACACGGATAGGTTGCATTACAGATCCTTCATGCCTTTTGTCTACTAACcataatttttatttcttatctTTGCCTTGAATGCGCTGCCACCTCCTTTTGTAGGGCTTTGATTGCCCAACGTGTATCGTCGCTATATATAGGCTTTTTTCCCGTGGAGTACTGCTTCCAGAAAATCTTTCATGTCACTTCTTCAGCCTGTTTCTTTCCCTCGGGACAACTTACTATTATGTTAATCTTTTACTACATTATTACCTTTCTCTTTAGTGCTGTTCTTGTCAAGCTAACATCCTTGCTCCAGGCGTTCTCCGGGTACAATGTGATGGAATTGAAGCTTctttttgcaatttttgttttgttttgttttgtttcattTGAATAATTAGCTCTGGTAGGTTTGTTATTCTTGTCGCTGCTTCGTTGGGCACGCCTTCTGCGCAGATCATTTGCCAGAGCTTTGAAAAGGTACGCCATCTATCTATCTCAATTTTTACACGTCCATCATCATTCAGTCCTGCTAGGCTGGCTAGCTACTCCATTTCTAGAATTGTAGCTTTGCTTCAAATTCAGGTTTTTCCCCAAAATTTTAGGTCGATTGTTTCCTTCTGTCTCCTGCCTCATCCTCATCTTTTCTAACTCTCATGGCACTGATCAATGCTGCAAATCGATCCTTTTCATCCATCCGCAACGTGTCTTTAATTATTTTCGGTTCAGATAACGTTTTGAGAAATTCCAACCGTAGAAAAAAAGGTTTTCACGTCAACCCCGGGGAGGTCGTTGCTCGTTTTGATAACTGTGTTCGGGGTGTCACCTCAGAAATCAGAACAATGTCTATTAAATTTCACCATTCATGGCTTTTAAAATATCTTTACCAACTTCCAACATTttattcctctttttctttttctactaAGCCTAGTTCTGTCGTGTACCCTAATTTCTCGTGTACCctactctatatatatatatatatatatatattggctcTGCAATATGCTGGATTTTTGCCTTTACCCGTTGGACACCTCTTTCGTGATTGTTAAATATTTCTTCTAACTAAAACGAGCCATCTCATTACTATATATAATGGTCCAGATATCATAATGCCTTGCTGTGAGACTGTATGTTACATAACCATGGTGTCAAAAATCTAAAGTCTTATGTTCCTTCACCTCTATTCTCATTGAAGTCATTCATGTCGTCCAGACACCCTTTTAGCTCCTGAACTTTTCTTCTGTAACTCTTGTGCTTTCATTCTTTTGGTTTTGCAAGAAGCAATGGAGGTCAATAAATTAACTTAATTTGCTGAAGAAACAGGACCTTGTTACTTATGAGAGTTTAACGTCATACAAAGTTAACCATAGGATACGAGCTGCTGGGCTAAAAGCTCACACATCTTTGAGTCTTTATTTCCACTTCAAAGTTGCCGCTTTAGTCCATTTAGTAAAATTCAGAAGAATATGTAGTCAGACAGTAAGTGCATATATATTTCATGTTGTTTTGAGTTTCCCAATCTTCTAAACTTACATTTGTGCGATGTCACTAAGCATTGTAGTATATGAGCTTTCAGTTTTCTTAGTCGCCCACACCCCCCTTGCCAGGAAAATGAATTCTTCTTAACAGAATCAACCTGCACAAGCATTCACAGCAAAGATCTCTCTGACTGTAGTTTAGTAATAATGAAGTTTTACTTTCCTCCTTGTCCTTGTTGAATTGGTTCGGTATATGATCCTAGCTACATGGCCGTAGATGGATTCATGTCCacatatttatttgattagaGATGAGGAGCAAAAGAATCAAGAGTTTATCTTTCTTTAAGCAATGATAATTTGTttgaagcctttttttttttttttttttggcttctcATGGTCAATTATGTGTTCAGTGTTCTATTTACTACTGAATGATACAAGACTACTCTAATAAGATAACTTGAGCATTTCCCATACATTAACAACTATTTTGTAAAGACAGTTAGAGAAAAACAAGCTGTGAAACCATGCTCGGATCATCATAATTGTTCTGAAAAAATATGTTAGTGCAACATAGAAAGCACTGTTGTTATAAAAGCAACCCTAGCTAGctaaaaggttttttttttatttatttaaaaatattcaaTTAGTTTCTTAAAAATGCAATAGTTAGCTGAGCGTCGTGCTTTTCATCAAATCAGCTCCATCATCTTTA
It includes:
- the LOC113704373 gene encoding uncharacterized protein, with product MNFMAPRQPGGGGGYYEEDSSRATRPFSQPSSAAAATPQHHHHQYLQQRDLLVPPSYNHHQPRGPWDDRRVSFRGYSCGGASQLDLMAMDSSSSPTTNGSSCSNIVEDADEPRVGGGNTTSASLIIEREHMFDKVVTPSDVGKLNRLVIPKQHAEKYFPLDSSTNEKGLLLNFEDRNGKPWRFRYSYWNSSQSYVMTKGWSRFVKEKKLDAGDIVSFQRGVGELGKDRLFIDWRRRPDAPDHPQLPPSMSTASFSQLLPHHQYSFRHPWNHPFYLQHHQQQQNPRDHYQLLQLNNAATGVGINNNPNPSHPHHLSNNYAYGNVMTGNPCSGPFIYLRSAAAARPHPVNLGIGTVQMVQKGGGGSVGLNPEEVMVEEGGEGEEPMVFESVPLVQGKAAAKRLRLFGVNMDCPISESSSEDQEDDNCDILVLPSTAVAHPTMPSQFPHLCSSPPPPPPASSSSSSSSSSSSTCPLQLRPYNYASRPPLHTMPSNNKSSSSDSKGKASMSLDLDI